The Methanosphaera cuniculi sequence TGATGAAAATTTATTTGAATCTGTTAAAGATTATGCTAGTTTTACTGATAATGATATGATTAAAACATTATTTGCAGGATTAGTTATAGGTTCATTATTTAGAAGTGGACGACCTCTTGTAAATGATAATAATATTACATCATATCTAAGATCAGCTAATGAAACACATATTAATAATCGTATTAGTCGTAATATTGTTAATGATAAACGTATTAGTAATGATATAGGTGTAACATGGAAACTTAGAAATCTTACACAACAATTAAATAAATTCTTAATACCTCATCAAATACAACATGCAGAAAATATGGCTGATCAAGTATTACGTACAACAAAAGTTACTAGTAAAATGGCAATTAATGTAGTACGAGAATATGTAAAAAGAGGAACTGGACGATTTAAAGATTTTGATGCAATAAGAAGAAGTAAGATACGAACAGAACAATTACAACGTAATTTTCATATGACTATAGATCAAACTGTAGATTATCATAAAATGCAATTATTACCAAATCGTTGGAAACCTGCACGTAAAATATGGGTATGGCATCCAAACGAAGCAACAAGACATAGTAGTATGAGTGGTGCTACAGTTGATTTAGATGAAGATTTTAAAGTTGTTAGTGATGCTGGACGTTGTCCTATTGCTTATATGCGTTTTCCTCATGATAGTCATGCACCTGTGTGTCAAACTGCTAATTGTTATTGTACTGTAAGGTATGAAAAGGCAGACGGTACACCTGTTCGTGTAAATGTATTTAAATAGAACATAAAAAAAACTTTTTCAAGCATTTTTAAAGATTTTGAAGAAAAAAAAATAAAATAAAAAAATTTATAGGAATAATAAGAATATGAGTCTTAATCAAAATGATTATATTTATATAAGGGCTTGTGTTGTTGCAAATGGAATACCAGATCAAGATGGGGATAAATTAAACAAAGAAGATATTAAAAGAATCTTTTCAAATTCCATTCATCTTAGTTGTGATGTAAACCATGATTTTATACCACGTGATGGAATAGATATCCTAGAAAATAGTATAACAGATAGTGATGAAAAATTAGGAGATATCACTGTACCATCTGGTAGTTGGATGGTAACTATTCGTACAAATAATAAAGATATAATTAAATTAATACAAAACGGGGAATTAAGAGGAACAAGTCTTACTGGAATTCCTGACCGTGATTTAGATGTACACAGTATGGATAGAGTTACATATGCTGATATTAAAAAGTATGATAAACTTAATCCTACTTTTATATCAATTGTAGAAGAGGGAAATAATCGTATTCCTTTTGTTGTTATGGATTATAATACATATGTTACTAAAGGTTCTCAGCAACTTTCTTATAATGATCTTGTTGCTGTAATTAAACAATTTATTCCAAATGAACAAAGACCAGAACAAGCAGATTTAACTAGAACACAAGTTCTATCAGATAGAAAAAATGGTGATAATGTGGATAATGAAACACAAAAAGTAGAAGAAAAAGTAGTTGATAATGAACAAATTACTAAAAAAGATCTTCGTTCATTCCTTGATGGTATCCGTGAAATGATTGGTAAACCAGCACAAGGAACAGAAGAAGAAAAAGTAGAAGAAGTAAAAAAAGAAGCAACACCAACCACAGATGAAGATGAGAAAGTTGATGATGTTGCTGTTGAAAAAGAAGCTGTAGTTGAAGAAGAAAAAGTAGAAGATGTAGCACCAACAACAAAAAAAGGTGGTATTGATGAAGCTGTTATTATGTCTAAAATGGATGCTCTTCTTGAAGCTATGAGTAAAATTGTTGATGAGATAGGTAATAATGTTGAAGATGTTGCTGTTGAAAAAAAAGCAGTAAAAGGAAAAGATTCTAAAGGCTGTGCTGTTGAAAAAGAATCAGTAGATGAAACAGTTGAAAAAGAAGAAGATGATGATGTTCAACCTGTAACTAAATCCATTAAAAAAGGAACATCTGAAACTATTAAACCTGAAATTATAGGCTCTGAAAATAAACCTGAAAGACGTGATTTTGCATATCTTACAGGACGTGATCCATTCACATTTAGAAAATTATAAACTCCAATTTTTTTGATATTTGAAATAAGAAAAAGAATTAAAAAAAAATAAAATATTGAATTTTAATAAAAATAATAATTTAAACGGATTTAGATATTTATGTATAAAAAATTTAATGATTCAGAATATGTAAAAGGAACAATACCAACTGATGCAATAAGAAATCAACAACATTTTGTAATGAAATGGGATAAAGGATATCCAACAACATCAAATGATGCAACAACAATGTTTAAACCTGGATATAAACAACAAGCTGAAGCAGATTCATTTATTGCAGAAGTAACAGAAGATTCTGTTATATTTGATAATAGTCGATTTATGCCACTTGATACAGTAGAATTTGATTTCAGTTTCCTTGATGCTGAAGCTAACTTTTATTCAATGAGAGATTTAACTGGAGCAAGTGCAGGTAATCAAGTAGCACCTTTTGACTCTCCAAATGTATCTGAAAATGTACCAACATTTAAAAGATCAAGTTTATACTGTAAACCATTAGTATCATATTCAACAACACCATGGTTAATGGTACAAGAAAATCTTGAAGGAGATAGATTTTTACAATCTTTCCAATCACAAGTAACAGAAAGACTAAAATTTAACTTAGAACTTATTTCACTTTATGGTGTAAATGATCCTACAAAAGGAAAACAAGGAATAAACATTATTGATGGTATGTTTAAACAATTAAAAGATCAATATGACAATGCTTATAAAACAAACTATCAAACAAATGTAAGAACACCTCAAGGTGTATATTGTGGAATAAATGGTGGAGATTTCACAGCAAAAGATCCTGTAAAAATAGATTTTACAAAAACATTAGCAACAGATGGAACTGATGCAGTTGTACAACTTGAAGATATGTTAACACAATTTGGTGTACAAAAAGGAAATAGAAGTAAAGCAAAATTCTATATGTCAAATGAAGCTTATGCTAAACTTATTCAAATAGCACAAAAACGTGAAACACAAATGGCTGATGCTCTTTACTTTGAAGGTGGAGAACTTAAAATTTGGAATACACCTGTTGTTGTTTGTGATGCTTTTGATTATAAAGTAAATGAATTTGGTAATAATATTCTTCTTGCTGATCTTGATTCATTTGTAATTGGTATGAAACGTGATGTTGAAACACAATCAGAATTTAACCTTAGAAATCAAGCTTATGATACAGTAACAAGAGTTTACTTTGATAATCTTGTATTAAGACCTAAAGATTTACTTTATGCTGAATGTTCTGGACTTCCAAGTCAAGCTACTGTTCCAGCTGGTGGTTCATCTTCATCTAGTGGTTCATCATCTACCGGCGGTTCAGATAAAACCTAATGAGTATAATTAATAAACTTTTGATTAAAATATAATATTAAATAATTACTACTTATTTAATAAAAGCAAAGTCTAAGAATAAACTACATACTCTAATAAAATACAAAATAAATATAATATGATATAGCTAAGGAGGTTATATTTATTAAACCAAAAACAAAAAAAGAAGAAGTAGAAAGACTACCACAATGTCAAGTTATCCTAACTGATGGAAAAAAAGAATATACAGGTACAACAGACAAAAATGGATATTTCAATTTTAAAGGAATACCAGATGGTAAATATACACTTAACATAAACAAAGAAGGATACGAACCATACACATACCCTGAACCATTAATTCTATCAAATCATACACTAGATGTAAATTTAAGATGTGGATTAACACCTATTAGTGAACCTGAAACAATTGATATAAGATTCGAATTATCAACAAAACCAGGAACAAATGCACAAATAACACTTGTTGATGTTGAAGATGAAACAAATATTTATTCAAATATATTAGCAGAAGATAGTGAAGTAATATTAATACCTAATGTAGCTTATGGAACATATGAAATGCTTTGTTTATGTGATGGATATAAAGAAGTAATTCAAACTATACAAGTAGATCAAAGAAATAATAATCCACGTACAATTACAATTAAACTAGAAAAAGAAGAATAAAAATGGGTATCATTTATTATGGAAAATATAGTTGAAGATGTATTATTTTACTTACCTGATTGGTCTATTCATTCAAAAACAGGAAATAAAAATATTGATTATATAGAACCTTTTTTAAGTGATGAAGATTTAGGTGAAGTAAAAGTAGCAAAAAGGGTAACACCACGTGAAGTAGAAGTTGTATTTAAACGTGCTTATAATCTACTTTTAAGTTATTGTTGTGTTGGAAAATTATCTTTAACTTATCCACTTGTTTATCAAGCATGTTGTACATATGCAGCAGGATTACTTTATAATAAGTATACACTTACAGATCGTACTAATGGTGATGAACTTATACATGAAGCAAAGGAATTAATACAACCATTTGTAAAAGTACGTTATACAAGTTTACTACATAGACCACATCACCACCATTTAACACCACGTAAACACATGTTACATGGAGTAGTATATTGTAAACGTCATGATGTGGAAATAGAAACATTTACAAAGAAAATACAAGAATAAGGGAGATTTTTTTGTGTTATGAATCTTGAACATGTAATAACAATAAAAACAGGCGGAATAGATCAATTTAATATAAAAGGCTTTGGATTTCCAGCACAACTAAAAGGATTAGAAAAAGAAATCTGTAACCATATAAACCAATTAGGACAAGGAATTCAAAAAGTACAAAAACAAGGTTTAGATGAATTAGGAAAACAAAGTCAAAAACTACAACAAGCACAATTAAGAGCAAATAATAGTATTATGACTGGAAATTTATTAAACAGTATACACCAACAAAAAGGTGGAGATAGTGTACATATAGGTACTAATGTATTCTATGCAAAATATGTAGAAGAAGGAAGAGGTCCAATTGTTGCACGGGGAAAAGCATTACATTTTTTTACTAAAAGTGGAAATGAAGTATTTGCAAAACGTGTAGGACCAGCAAGAGCAAAACCATATCTTGCACCTAGTGGTGAAATACTTCCTAGTTATTTTAGTATTATTGATAAACTCTTAGGGGGTATTTCATGGTAATGTTTGAAGAAGTTGGTAATGAAATAACGGGTCTTGAGTTTTTATTTGCAGATACTGAGATGTATAATTTACTTGTACATGCTAAAAAAGAATGTGATGATCCAGTATTGAAATTATTTAATATTAAATATGTTGATAAAAGTTTTGGAGAAAATCCACGAACTCAAGAATTAAATAATATTTATGTTGCACGTTTAGAGTCAATTAATGATTTACATGGAAATGGATTTAATGTGTTTGATACTACTATTCAAATTGTTATTGCAATAAGAGAATATGATACAATAACAGCACAGAAATTACTTAAATCTGTGTATAAAAGAATTCAGTATTATTTTGTAAATGATGAGATTAGTAGTTTTATTCATGTGAACCGGTTTTATTTTGAGTATGAACAACCAGGAATTCTTAGTCGTGCAGTAATAGAATATAAAGTTAAAGAAGTAGAAGATGATCAATACATAGTAGATTATGAAGATCTTTATTTACGTTTAGGTATTGAAACAAGTATTGATAATGAAAAAGTATTTAAAGGAGAATTAAATTAAAATGGCAGATAAATATGAAAGAGGAGATTATACAATTCCTCGTATTATTGTAGAAAATAAAACACAACCTTTAGAAAGACAAATTAATAAAGGTGGTCGTGTTGCAATTATTGGTGCTTTTCCTAGTTTAAAAACATCAATTGGAGCTTACCAAACATTAAGAGATTTAAGAGATGATTTTGGTATAATTGCAGGAACAAAAAGTGAAACAGATTTTGACGGTGCATTAGCAGCTGCAAGATTATTTATGGAAGGAATTCCAGGACATGGGGGGGCTGAACAAGTTATTGTATGTAACATTTCAGAACCATCAAGTGAAACAAATGTAAGTGGAACTGTATCAGATGGTGGAGATGATAATGTTGTAGTAGATCCTAAACGTGGAAGTTACAGTGAAGATGATGGTTCATTACCAGATGATGTTCTTAAAACACTTAATACAAAACTTACTAAAGTAAAACTTGAAAATGCACTTGCAAAAATTAAAGGTGAAGATATAGATTTATTATTTATTGCAACAAGTATTGAAGATGATGGTGATGAAGATAAATCACCTGGAGAATCTAAACCTGCTACACTTGCTGATAAATATGGTCTTATTTGTCAATGGTTAGGAGATGAATTTGAATTACAAAGACCTGTTCAACTTGTAGCACCATTAATAACAAGTACTCCTAGTGCAAGTACTATCAATGAAGTTGGTAATGCTTCAAAAACAATTAAAGTAACAGATGCTACTGAAGTTGCTAAAATATTTAAAGATAATCCTTTCTTATTAGCAGGTTTATATTGTCAAAAACTTACAATTGCTGCTAATCAGTATCAAACAGGAACTCAACTTAGTGTAATTGAAAGTGCTGCTCATATGTGTGCTTTTATTGCTGAATCACGTGTTGATACAAGTCTTACACGTAAAGATATTCCTGGTGTTGTTGGAGTAGATGAAGAACTTTACTTTGGACAAAATGATGATGGTTATAAACTTGTAAGAAGTGGTATATCTGTTATTAGATCTAAAAATAGAGCGGATAGATCTTTCTGTGTTGTTAATTCTGAACTTCCATCAGGTTATGATATTTCTCATATTCGTAGTGTTTCATATCTTATTAAACAATATGAACTTGAAGAATTACTTGGTACATTTGGATCAAATCAAAATATTGAAGCATTTAAAGCTCAACTTAATGCTGTAAATCGTAATATAATGGGTACATTAGGTATATTTAATGATATTGATACTAATGATGTTCAAAAAGTAAGTACAAATGAAGTAGTAATTAATCTTAAAGTGGATATGGCTGGAGTAATTCTAGTTGTAGACCTTGGTGTAGATATGGAGGTAAACTAAGATGGCAACCACAACAACAATGTATAATACTCAAATAACAATTAATAATACTGTAGTAGGATATGCTAGTGAAGTAGATTTAACTATTGATTTTAATCTTTCAGATCAAGATACTTTTGATGGTAAAATTTTATCTAGTTTAAGTCAACCTGGTTGTGAAGTTGAAATTACTAAGTATACAAAACATGATGCTGTAAGTGAAAAAGCATTTATGGCTGCAGTTATGAGTCTTAAAGATGTGCCTGGTACTATTACTATTACTAATATTAAACCTAAAGGAACTATGACATGGGTAATTTATGAGTGTCGTATTGATGAGCTTGAAATTACTGATGAAGCTGGTGAACTTTTAGAATTTAGTTTAACAGTTCAAGGTGAAGATTTTGACTGTGATTGGGAATAGAATTTAATAATTTTCTATTATTATTATTATTATTTTTTTTGTGATTTGAAATATTAAAAATACGTTTTTTTAGGGTTTCATATATAGGTATGTATAGATACTAAATTATTTTATTTTTAACAAAAAAAGAAAGGCAAAACTAAGAATTTACTTTATAATAAGGAGGGAAGGAGTCATTAAATTATTCAAAAAATTGATAATAAAATGAATTTAATTTATTTTATAAATGGCTTACTTCCCATTTTTTTTATTAGATTGCTTACATCTTTTTACATAAATATTTAGTATAAAAAAATATAAATTTTGAGGAGTTATCATTTAAAATGAATAAACAAGAATACGAAAATAAAATGGCAGAAGAAGAACTTAAAAAAACAATAAAAGAATTTGAAGAAGCAGAAGAAGAAAAAGAAAACGAAAATAAAGAAATATTAAATGAAATTGAAGACTTACCTGATCTTGAAGAATATATTAAAAGTGAAGGATATCTAAGAAGTGGAAAAGATAATCGTATACCATTAAAAATAGATATTAATGGAACACCAGTACGTGTATATATAAGACCACTTACATCACAAGAATACTATACATTACAACGTAAAGGAACAGCAAGTAAAGAATCATTAGATTTATTAGCATGTCAAGAAGTATGTACAGATAGTAAAGGAAAAAAAATATCACCTATTATATTAGATCAATTACCAGCTGGAGTAATACTTTCTATAAGTACTGCTATAACTGCTGCTAGTGGTATTCAAACAGATGAAATAGATATGACTGAAGTGGTTAAAGATTTTCTAAGAGATTAAGTCTTAAAAAGAATGGGAACATGGCTTTTTTAACTTCTTTATTTTGGGCGTCTGGTTGTGATCCTCGTTCTGTTTTCTATACTTACCCAGATTTAACACCTTTACAAGAACAGGTATTAGTGGTTTTAAATAATTGTATAATTGAATTTAAATCACAAGGAGATGTATTTGCTACTATTTAGGTAAGATTATGTTTCGATGGTTCTTTCTTTATTATAAAATAGGTGTTAGTTTTCTAAAGCTACTTTTTTTGTATATTTTTTTTGAATCCTTACATCATACAATTAATAGAAAGAGGAATTTTATTTTTTTTTTATTTGATAAAATTATTATTTTTAATAAAAATTCCATTTATTATTCAATCCCTAAAAAAATTGATGAAATTAGAATCATAAAAAAAGGATTAAAAATAATTAAAAAAAAATAGAGGTGTGAAAAACAAATTGACAAATGAAATATCAGAAAGATTTGTAAAAGCAATAACTAATTATGTTGACTCAGCACCTACACAAACAACAACACCTAAAATAGGAACAATCACAGAAGTAAGTGACTACATGAATTATTGTACAATAACATGGGATGAAGGAACATTAACAAGAGTTCCATGTCATGGATTACCAAAAGTAGGAACGACTGCAATAATAACATTTATAAATGGAAATTATCAACAACCATGTGCAATATGTGACCCTAAAAACATACTAGATGAAGAACTTGTAGATGAATATCGTATGGTTAAATGTTTTAATTATCATAACAATGGAGATTTCACATTTAACAAAACAGGATATACGGGAAATTTTACAATAACTGATAAAGAATCATATACAGATGTAAAAGGTAGATGTGCTAAACTTGAACCTAACCAAACACTTACATTTCAATGTGATCTAAGAAATATTATAGATGAAATGGATGTATGGGATTTAAGAGCATTTTATAAGGGATTTTCTAAACTACAAATAAGAGTTAAAGATTTAGAATATAATGAATATTTACATAATAGACCAACACCAGGATATGATACGATGTATTGGCAGTGTATGTCTAGTAAATGGTATCAAAATAAGGAAATATTTGTAGGTAATGCTAATGCAGAGATAACATTTAAAAATGTGGGTGATAAAAC is a genomic window containing:
- a CDS encoding HK97 gp10 family phage protein; this translates as MNLEHVITIKTGGIDQFNIKGFGFPAQLKGLEKEICNHINQLGQGIQKVQKQGLDELGKQSQKLQQAQLRANNSIMTGNLLNSIHQQKGGDSVHIGTNVFYAKYVEEGRGPIVARGKALHFFTKSGNEVFAKRVGPARAKPYLAPSGEILPSYFSIIDKLLGGISW
- a CDS encoding XkdF-like putative serine protease domain-containing protein → MSLNQNDYIYIRACVVANGIPDQDGDKLNKEDIKRIFSNSIHLSCDVNHDFIPRDGIDILENSITDSDEKLGDITVPSGSWMVTIRTNNKDIIKLIQNGELRGTSLTGIPDRDLDVHSMDRVTYADIKKYDKLNPTFISIVEEGNNRIPFVVMDYNTYVTKGSQQLSYNDLVAVIKQFIPNEQRPEQADLTRTQVLSDRKNGDNVDNETQKVEEKVVDNEQITKKDLRSFLDGIREMIGKPAQGTEEEKVEEVKKEATPTTDEDEKVDDVAVEKEAVVEEEKVEDVAPTTKKGGIDEAVIMSKMDALLEAMSKIVDEIGNNVEDVAVEKKAVKGKDSKGCAVEKESVDETVEKEEDDDVQPVTKSIKKGTSETIKPEIIGSENKPERRDFAYLTGRDPFTFRKL
- a CDS encoding phage major capsid protein, with protein sequence MYKKFNDSEYVKGTIPTDAIRNQQHFVMKWDKGYPTTSNDATTMFKPGYKQQAEADSFIAEVTEDSVIFDNSRFMPLDTVEFDFSFLDAEANFYSMRDLTGASAGNQVAPFDSPNVSENVPTFKRSSLYCKPLVSYSTTPWLMVQENLEGDRFLQSFQSQVTERLKFNLELISLYGVNDPTKGKQGINIIDGMFKQLKDQYDNAYKTNYQTNVRTPQGVYCGINGGDFTAKDPVKIDFTKTLATDGTDAVVQLEDMLTQFGVQKGNRSKAKFYMSNEAYAKLIQIAQKRETQMADALYFEGGELKIWNTPVVVCDAFDYKVNEFGNNILLADLDSFVIGMKRDVETQSEFNLRNQAYDTVTRVYFDNLVLRPKDLLYAECSGLPSQATVPAGGSSSSSGSSSTGGSDKT